The genomic region GGCCAAGCAGGCCGACGTCGCCAACATGTGAGCTGAGCACCACCTCGCGGAGGGGTACGCCGGCACCACCGGCGTACCCCTCCCGCGTCTCCTCCCCATCCGGGCGTCCACCTCGTCGATCATGAAGTTATTGCCGTCCGCGCCGGCGTGTCGCAGCAGTAACTTCATGATCGACGCGGTGGTCGGGAGGGGTGGGGAGGGGGCCGGGGCTAGAGGGGGGTGAAGGGGGCGCCCAGGTGGGGGGTGGCCAGGAGGGTGGGGCCGGGTCGGGTGGCCAGGGCGCGGAGGAGGGTCGTGCGGGAGGCGCGGGCCTGATCCGGGTCCACCTCGTGGGCGTACGCCAGCTCCGGGTCGACCAGCTGGACGGCGTGCACCAGCAGGTCGCCGGTGAGCAGCAGTCGCTCGTCGTGGCCGTCGAGCAGCACGCACTGGTGCCCCGGCGTGTGCCCCGGCGTCGGCAGCAGGCGTATCCCCGGCCCGATCGTGGCCTCGCCGTCGACCTCGCGGAGCTGGCCGGCGGCGCGCAACGGGGCGACCAGCCGGGCGCGCAGCTCCGGGTTCACGGCGTCGAGGGCGGCCAGCTCCGCCCGCTGCACCAGGTACTCCGCCTCCCGGAAGTACGGCGTGCCCGGCGACCCGGTGACCGCCCAGCCGACGTGGTCGGTGTGCAGGTGGGTCAGCACCACCGTCCGGACGTCGTCCGGGTCGATGCCGGCGGCGGCCAGCTCCTCCGGTAGCCGGCCCGGCACCGGGGCCCAGCTCGCCGCGGGGGAGCCGGCCGGTCCGATCCCCGCGTCGACCAGGGTGACCGGCCCGTCCCCGGCGCGTACGGCGAAGCTCCGGAAGCGAAGCCACCACCGCCCGTCGGCGGTGACCGACGCCGGGTCGCGGCGGTCCGCCGCACGCCACTGCTCCTCGGTGGCCTCGGGGAACGCGGCCGTGCGGGGCTGGAAGAAGGGCCCCTCGCCGTCGGTGATCGGCGTGACCGTGATAGACCCGAGGGTGCGACTTGGCGGCATCGGGTGATGGTGCCACTGATCCAGACGGCCGGGCATCCCGGTTCCGCCCAAGCCCTCGTCCGGGCAGCTCAACCGCAGGACGGAGGCCGAGTGGGGAACGCCAGCCGGTTCCAGTACGCTCGTACTGCTTGAGCACGTGTCCCCCGAGAGGAGCGCCGGCCGATGGCGAAGATCAAGGTAAACAACCCGGTCGTGGAGCTCGACGGCGACGAGATGACCCGGATCATCTGGAAGCAGATCCGGGAGCAGCTGATCCTGCCCTACCTCGACGTCGACCTGCACT from Micromonospora sp. WMMD812 harbors:
- a CDS encoding MBL fold metallo-hydrolase, producing the protein MPPSRTLGSITVTPITDGEGPFFQPRTAAFPEATEEQWRAADRRDPASVTADGRWWLRFRSFAVRAGDGPVTLVDAGIGPAGSPAASWAPVPGRLPEELAAAGIDPDDVRTVVLTHLHTDHVGWAVTGSPGTPYFREAEYLVQRAELAALDAVNPELRARLVAPLRAAGQLREVDGEATIGPGIRLLPTPGHTPGHQCVLLDGHDERLLLTGDLLVHAVQLVDPELAYAHEVDPDQARASRTTLLRALATRPGPTLLATPHLGAPFTPL